The sequence CGGGGGCCCTGAGGCAGTCGGCCGTGTCCCACACGACGATGCGCGCCTCGAGCCGGTAGCCGTCGCCGAGCGCTCGCCAGCGCTCGCGCGGGTCGTCGAGATCGATCACGGCGTTGACGCGCGACTCTTCCACGCCCATGGCCGAGAGCTTCACGAAGGCCGACGGCTCCACGCTCTTCACGTGGCCGGCGAGCGCGTGCTCCCCGCCCCACCGCTCGAGCCGCACCTTGGCGCCGGGCCGCACGTGCACGGCGTCGGCGGTGAGGATGTCGACGACGACCTCGAGCGCGGCCGGGTCTCCCACCTCGAGCAGCGGGGCCCCCGGCTGGGCCACGCCCTCCTTGTGGAGCACCCGGAGCACGAGCCCGTCGGAGGGCGAGGTGACCTCGAACTGCTCACCCGCGCCGGCCCCGCCGGCCTTCCCGCCACGGGTCGCGGTGGTGCGCCGAAGCGCGGAGCTCGCGACCTCGAGCTCGTGGTCGGCCACGGCCGCGCCGAGCTCGGCGCTCGCGACCTCCTCGCGGCGGCTGCGCAGGGCGTACTCCGATCGCTCGACGTCGGCGGCGGGGATCGCGTTCTTCTGCGCGAGCGCGAGGACCCGGTCGTGGTCCTTCTTCGCGAGCTCGAGCGCGACCTTCGCCCGCTCGATGCCCGTGTG comes from Myxococcales bacterium and encodes:
- a CDS encoding HlyD family efflux transporter periplasmic adaptor subunit codes for the protein MSPNPSATAKSRALSLLARRVALGLGGAGAVALVVWAMRPKPLPVELAPVTRGAMTVTVDEDGTTRIKDRYVVSAPLLANVARIELAPGDAVKKGLVLARLLPIEAPLLDTRSRSGAESRVRAASAAERQAHTGIERAKVALELAKKDHDRVLALAQKNAIPAADVERSEYALRSRREEVASAELGAAVADHELEVASSALRRTTATRGGKAGGAGAGEQFEVTSPSDGLVLRVLHKEGVAQPGAPLLEVGDPAALEVVVDILTADAVHVRPGAKVRLERWGGEHALAGHVKSVEPSAFVKLSAMGVEESRVNAVIDLDDPRERWRALGDGYRLEARIVVWDTADCLRAPEGALFRRDEGWATFVVKAGVAELRRVKLGRRNGDVAEVLEGLTAGESVVLHPSEKLVEGSRVVAY